GCGTGACGACAAACTCGGCGCCTGTAAAAATCTCGTCCGGCAGCGATATGGGAATCGTAGCTGGAATCGTGGCGACCAGGTCCTCGCTTCCGGATGGATCGGCCTGAGCGGTGATCCCGCCCACCAGGGGCCCATTCCAGGCCAAGAGATCGGCATACAGGTAATCTGCCTCTTCCAGGGGCGTGTCTCCGGCCACCTTGGCAATACGCTGCTGAATCTGCTGGGCGATTAAGTTGGCTTCTTCTGCACTCTCTGCTGCTTTCCACTTCGCCAGAAGCGAGTCTGGCGGAAGCCGGCTCGGTTCGGCTTGCTGGTCCATTCGGCCGTAATAGAAATGCCACGCTTCGGGATTGCCGTAGTGGTCAGCGTGCGGGTTTGCTTCCCCCATCGTGTCCGCACAGTCAGCCGTCAACTGCCACTTCTTTCCTTCGTTTCCGAGTTCGTGAATGGTCAGATCGATCTCGGTCAAATCACAAACATGACTGCTGGCCCGGGGGCCGATTTTCAGCGCGATGACATCACCGCGCGCGAGCGTTAGCTTCTCGACTGGGGCAATGACTGCTTCCGCGCCCGAATCGACATCGCCGCTGGCCAGAACCGAGACGCGACTGCCATGACGATGTTCCAGCCACCAACTGACTCCATTGCCACACGCGTTGTGGGCATCACGGACGTGAGCTTTGATCGAAACTTCGCCTTCAAATGAGCTTTGCCATCCCGTCGCAATCCAATGCTCGGGGCGAGGATGCACGGTGACCGCGTGGGCTTTCAACTCGCCAGGGATATAAACGGTCTGGTCGGTGCCGTTGCCTGCAATGGATAAGGCATCAAGCCCAGGGGCTCCCCAGCCATTGATGCCCGTCTTGCCAGCCACGCTGGTCAGACGCTGTGGCAAGTGAGAAGTGATCGTGGTGTCGCCGCGATACGAGATCTCAAGCAGGTCGAGCCACTGGGACAACAACTTTGGATCGAGAGAATCGGCGGAGGCCAGCTGTGGTAGTTCGACCGGCTGTTCGCTATGGGCAATCTTATAGGCCACAGCCAAGTAGTCTGCCGTCCGATTGGCAATGTCATGACGTGCTTCACGCATGGCCGCCACGGTCGGTTTCAGGTCTCGTAACAGAATAGGAGGTAGGCCTGGTCGTACTAGGCGAGGGCGGCGCCAAATGACGTCGGAAGTTGCTTCGCGGAAAGTAACGGGAATCGCACTTAGCGACAACGTAAGCGCCTCGGGCGAGTCAAGATTCACGCGAAACTCTTGTCGAGGCACGATCGGATTGATCGCTTCCTGCCAGGGGCGAATGCTGCCGAAGTGACCGACCGAGTTGAATTTCCACAGCGTGTCTTGCCATGCGCGGACCGTCTTGGCGAGGTCCGCTGCTTTGTTTTCTTCAGCGGATTGCCAACGCTGACGAAGATCTTCTAACAATGCTGACCGGGGTTTGGCATCGACCAGCATATTTGCCAGGAGGGTGAAGTACTTGGCGTTGAGATGTTCCTGGGCGGCCAACGAACTGGCTTGCGTGACGTCCGCTTTCAGCTGATCGCGATGACGAATCAAGGCGGCGAAATAGGGCTCTAGGTCGATTCGTCCTTCTTCGGCCATGACCTTCTTCGGATCGCTTACGTTCCAGCGGTCGAGCGCGTGGGCATTGCCTACGTCACGAATGTGATTGAAGTAAATGCCGCGGATTTCGGCGAGAATCTCATCGGTGAAGTCGCGACGCGTTTCGCCTGCCGAGAAGCGGAAACCATCGGGCAGCAGCACCGCGTGATCCGCGATTTGCTTGCCAGCGTCCAAATACTTCCGAACCAGCGATGGTGACATCACGAGGGCGTTGCCTGTGTTGGTAAATCCTTCTCCCGCGGCACCATCCACCGGGAATTCTTTCGCCGGATCGAGGTGGGCACCGGTTAAATCGCGAATCGTATAGGTGTACTCGTCGTTGTTCAACCGGCGTAAGACAACCGGGCCAGGATCGCCGGCGTTCGCTTTTGCTTCAACAACCAAGTACTGGTCGACCCACGCTAACAACGTTTTGGTTTGATCGGCCGACAACGGGTCGCTATCCTCCGGCGGCATTTCGCCGTGGCGGACCATCTGCTGCACCTTCTGCCAGGCCGCAGGATCGTGCCGAATTGCCGCCAGGTCCGTAAACTGTTCGAGATCGAGTTCCCCCTGTTTATCTGCCGTCGAATGACAGTCGTTGCAGTACGTCTTCAGCAGCGGAGCGATATCGTGCTGAAACTGGTTACCAAGCCGATCGAACGAAGGCGTTTTCTCCGCGACTACCAACGACGAAAACAGAGAACCCTGTACGAGAGAAACGGTAAGCAAGAGCAAACTGAAATGGGTTCCACGTGCTGAAAGCATTGGACGCATACGATTACTTAGGAGGGAGGATCTAAGGCGGGAGTTGGTCGTGCGTGGCACACTTCGATTGTAATGCTTCAACGAGCGAAGTCCTATAGATTTACCGTAAAACGGCATCGCAAAGCATTCCCCCAAAAAGCGTTGCCTTTCTTTCATAAGTCAGGCAAGATAAAAAACGCCGTAACGTTGAACTTCCTTACTATCCACTCTTCAGAAGCCACTCCCATGCGTTTGTTTGCCACGGCTGTGTTGTTGTTTGCTTGTTTCGTTCCAATCGCGTCGGTGAAAGCTGCCGACCCATTAAGGCAGGATAACCTGGTTGCTTGGTGTATCGTGCCTTTCGATGCCGCGAAACGCACGCCAGAGCAGCGGGCCGTGATGCTTGAAGAGCTTGGCATCGGTCGATGCGCCTACGATTGGCGCGCCGAGCATGTGCCAACTTTCGAACAGGAAATTGAAGCGTATCAAAAGCACAACATCGAGTTCTTTGCCTTTTGGGGCGTGCACGAAGAAGCATTCAAGTTGTTCGAGAAGTACGACCTGCATCCACAAATCTGGTTGATGCTTCCCCAGCCGGAAGGTAACATCCAAGAGGAAAAGGTGGCCTCCGCCGTCAATAATTTGACCCCACTGGCCAAACGCGCGAAAGAACTCGGCTGCGAACTCGGTATTTACAATCATGGCGGCTGGTCTGGCGAACCACGGAACATGGTCGACGTATGTCAGGCGATGCGTCAGGAAGGATTTGACAACGTGGGTATCGTCTACAACTTCCATCACGGTCACGAACATATCGCGGACTTCGCCGAAAGCTTTAAGCAGATGAAACCTTACCTGCTGTGCGTCAACCTCAACGGCATGAACGACAACGCTCAGCCGAAGATACTGGGAATCGGCAAAGGGATGTACGAACGCGGGATGATTAAGACGGTGTTAGAAAGCGGTTACGACGGACCGATCGGAATTCTCGATCATCGTAATGAGCTCGATTCGAAAGAGTCGTTGCAAGAGAATCTAAGCGGACTGGCAGAACTTCAAGCTAAACTCAGTCCAAAGAGTACGATAAGCACGGCCCCAAATATGATTGGGGATTAGTGGCTAACTACACCTGAATTGTTGCCTGAGCCTATTGGCTTGCTCAATCGTTGATACGTTCGTTCAGAGCAAATTCCCGTTCATCGTCGGATCTTTCAAGGGTAGTCTGGGCAACATTCTCTTTCATCGATTGAATCCTCCGTTGGCGATTGAGTTGCAGGCGTTCTCAAAGATGTGCCGAAGGTCACAACGCGATATTCACTAGGATGGGAATTATCCACTGACAGGATTCGAAGCCAGTTTGGTTGGTACGATCATCATTGAAAAAAGCCACCGATTCGCATTTGCGAAATCGGTGGCTTTCTCTTTGGGTTCAATAACCAGCGTTGGTTGAAATTACTTACTGGTCAATTCGAAGTCGAACTTGTTCTCACCAGAAGTAACCGTTTCTTTGAGGGTCGAATCGGTGTTGTATTCTGCGGGAACGCGTTTGGCCGTTCCATCATCCAGGGCTTCTCCACCCACAATCCGCACGATGTATTCGCCGAGGGGAGCACCTTCCTTGAAGCCTGGGTAGACCAGGGAGTAGCTGCCATCCTCTTGGGTATAACCGGTTGCCGTGGTGCGATCCTTGGTATCACCGGTTGGTTCGAAATTGACTTCAAGCCCGGAAACCGGCTTTCCATCCAATGTGACAACGCCAGTGACCGGAGCCATCGAGTCACCGCTACAGCCAACAACACACATCAAAGACAAAAGAAAGGCAAAGCTTGACGCTGTCCGAAACGGCAGACGCATGATTGGGATCCCTTGAGATAAACGAAAAAAGTGACAACACAACCTGGCTGTGCTGTCACTTGAGTTGTGTGAGACAGAAGTACGGATAGCCTTAGAACGGTGATTCGAAGACGTTACCATCTTCGCGAAGGCTAAGCGGACGAAGAACGTTGTTCTTATTCGTCGTTTCCGGAATGAAGTGGACTGAGGCATCTGCGGTGAGCGACATGACGCCGCCAGGATGGAGACTCGACCAGCCCTTGCCGGCGTTCTGTGGCTGGCCAGCCGCTGCGTAGTCGAAGTTCATGGTAAACGCAGCACGGAAGAGCGTACGAAGCGTAGCCTGGTTTCCGTAGCTGTCGTTCTTACCTGCTCCGAGCCACGTTGCCGCACGACCCTTGGGGTACTCGCGTTCGGCGACCATCAACGTGTTGCTGGTACCGTCAATTATGTCGGCGAAGCTCAGGAAGCTGTTACCCCACAGTAACCCACCAGCGTCTTGGTTTTTCACTGGGTAGTGCGGCGTGTTGCTCCAGCCTGCACAGCCGATGTAGTTCGCGACGGCAACGTCAAAGTGATCGGTGCTGCTGAACTGCTGACTTTTGGCCAGATCTGGGCCCGCATCCGACGGACAGATGAAAGCTTCCAGACGATGTTGCAGCAAGGCCTTATCGGCGGCAGTCGAACTACCGTTGTAGCGTTGGTAGAGCGGAATTTTGCCAGGGTTCAATTGATCGTAGAAGTTCTGCTGTTCGACGAACGGAAGAATCGCTACGGCCCAACCGTAGTTGCACTTGCCGTTACCACCCCGGTACAGATAGCCGGCTGGAAACGAACGGTAGGTGTCGTGGTAATTGTGCAGAGCAATACCGATCTGCTTCATGTTGTTGCTGCAGCTCATACGACGAGCCGCTTCACGGGCTTGTTGAACAGCCGGTAGCAACAGGGCGATCAAGACGCCGATGATGGCGATCACCACCAACAGCTCGACAAGGGTAAAACCTTTGTTGATGTTCTTTATGCGCATGCGGATTCCAGATGAATAAAGGAGGAGTGCAAGTGAAAAGAAATCTCAAAAAACATGAAAATTAGAGTATCATTACCCTGTTAGGCCGTCAACCATTCATTCCCCGCGAAATCAGATATTAGAGTGCCGCTAAATCTCGCTAATGTCAGTTAATGGAAATCCGCACTCCAATGGCCGCGTTCCAATCTTCCATCTACCTCGAGCCGTTAGCCCTTTTATTCTCAGAGGTTGGGACGTTTGTCGCTGAATCATGTCCCCCAAGAGCGTGATAAGCGCAGATGAAAACAAAGGCGGTTAATTTATTTTAAGAATTTTGGCGACATGCAGAAAAATTTTCCGACACCGAATGCATAACAATTGATTTCCAACGCGAACAACTGGGAGTGGCGACTGTGTAAACCGCCTGGATGACCTATCTTAGGTACGTTCGATTCGATCTATTTGATTGGTGCGAGGATACATAGAAGAGCAGTCCCACGACTGGAAGAAGCGATGCTAGAAGGCCGTTGCTGAAGAGAATTGAACGTGGCGAGCGATTGTGGCCTGAGTTGGAGGACGCCTTGTCAGTGCACGCTTAAAACCCTCCACGCTCGACACCAGAGCCGGTACCAAGGTTGGGCACTTAGTAACAAAGTATGAAAACCTCGATATCGTCCTGTCGGGGACAACATCGAGGCTTAAAGATTACGAGAAGATCTCAAAGGCAGAGGTCGTTACTTCCCCGGAGTCCAACCCTTGAGATCAGGATCTTTCTGCAGTGGGAAGTCAACGCGTTGGCCGGTTGCGGCGGCCTGGTAGATGGCCAAAATCACTTCCACCGAGCGACGTCCTTCCAGACCGTTAATCGCAGGTTCGCGGTCTTCCTTCACGGCAGCCAACAGGTCTTCAAATTGGGCGCGGTGTCCATGATGACCGATCGCTTTCGGATCGGCAGCGCCGCCACCGGTCTCAGTCTTACCAGCCAAGCGAGCTTTGATGGCTTCGTCTTCGTCGGTCGGCTCGGCGAAGTCCCAAGTCTTGATGTCCTCCTCTTCCATCACGGCGGTTCCCTTTGTGCCGTGCAACTCGATTCGCTTGAGATAGCCAGGGTAAACGGCCGTGCTCGCCTCGATGGTACCCAGGGCACCGTTCTTGAACTTGAGCGAAGCGACGGCGACGTCTTCCACTTCAATGCGCTCGTGCCCGATAAGCGAGCAGTTGGCGGTGATCGAGGCGACGTCGCCCATCAACCAGCACAACAGGTCAACGCTGTGGATCGCTTGGTTCATCAACGCACCACCCCCATCCAACTGCCAGGTTCCTCGCCAAGCGCCGCTATCGTAGTATTCCTGTGTGCGGAACCATTTGACGTAGGCATCCCCGAGCGAAAGCGTGCCGAAGCGACCCTCTTCGATCGCTTTTTTCATCTCCGTGGCCGGGCCATGGAAGCGGCTAGGGAAGATGGTCGCTAGCTTCACGTTATTTTCGCGGCACACATCGATCATCGCGTCGCAGCGGGCGAGCGTAACGTCCAGCGGCTTCTCAACGATGACATGCTTGCCTGCTTTCGCTGCGGCAACGCATGGTTCCATGTGGGCGCCACTGGCGGTGCCGATGGTGATGACATGGATGTCGGGGTTGGCCAGCATTTCGTCTAAGTTTTCGTAGGCCGTGATGCCATGCTTGGCGGCAAATTCAGCGGCTTTCTCAGGCGTGCGGTTGTAACAGCCGACCAACTTGGCGTCGGCGATGTCGGCGATTGCCCTCGCATGGAATTCCGCGATCATGCCTGTGCCGATAATGCCAAAACCAAACGCCATTCGTCTTCACTCCGCTGGGGTGGTGATATTGTTTACTTTTTCATAGCAGGAAGACACGGCCGTACCGATTCGCAACCAGTAACAAGTGTCCTGATCCCCTTTGTATGGTCGGCATTATACGAGGAGCCACGCCGCAATTAAACCGGCGGTGTGTGGGCTGCTTCCCCAAAGAAGATCTGAACCAGCAGCAGCACCATCGACTGCCCATTGAGTAGCATGTGAACGACCAAGCTAGGGGTCAGAGTGCGCGTTCGCTGATAGACGTAACCCAGGCCCAAAGCCAGCACGAATAGTGGAATCGGGGCCGCACCTTGGCCAAGATGCAGCAGCGCAAACAACGTTGCGCTGATCAAAATGGGCATTCCTTGAAATGCCGGAACATGAATACCGACATCTTCATCGAACTCGGTTTCGTCCTGCATAATGGGTGAGACGTAGGGATTCCCGTCTTCGTCGTACGAATTGGTCTCCGCCGGTTCGGTGAGGGCGAATGTCTCAGGATCGGAATGGGGCGTTACGACTACTTCGTTGTCCGTCCGTCCCCACAAAATCGAGAACCGCCTACCGAGTCGCCCGCCTAGTAGATCCTCCAGCCAACCCTGCAAGACCAGGCGAAACGCGAACTCTTCGGTCAGTGGGGCAATCAGGACGGCCGAGATCAACACCGGAATCAGCACTTGTGGCTGCGGATCAGCGATCATCATGTTGATCAGCGGGTGTTCGTAAGGTGTGAGGTAGCCAGCAAGCACCTGGATGGCGATCACCGGAATGCACAGGGCACAAAAAGCCGCAACGCCGATTCGGATGTCTTCGTTCCGCTGGGCTGTGCTTGTTCCGAAGAACATCCCACCACCACCCCGCATCACGATGGTGACGGCCAGTCCGATACAAACAAGCGATTGGGCGATCATTTGACCCCACATCGCGCCAATCTTCTGATCGAGGTCTAATTCTGCACCTGGGCTTCGATCGATTGGCCCCATGAACAGGCCGGCAAGCACGATGATCAGGGCGATCACGCCGATGGTACCCACGACCACATCGATAGCGCCCCAGTGACAGACATCGGTCGAGCGCTGCTCAAGGATTGGCAGATCTGCCTTCCGACGAGCAAAGATATACATCCAAACCGAGAACGAAACGGAAAGCAGTACAACGGCGTATGCGAGGACGGCAAGACCAACGAGCGATGCAACCACAGTTTCTTGCTTATGGGGAGGAAGACAGCTTTCCAGAACGAATAAAGCGTAGGGCATCGCCAATATAGATGGTTCCCGAGGCCAGCGTCAGTCCAATCGTTCCCCACAGGATCAAATTAAACAGATAGACAAACCAGGTTGCATCCAACCCAGCCAGGCCGTACCAGGTGGTGATCCCCTGCCCTTCGTCGGTAGCGAGCGTAATCATCGAGAGAATCGCTGACGCGCACTGCAGTACCATCTTCCATTTTCCGGGCCAGTTGGCCGAGAAATCGCCGCCGTGCTGTTCGACGAAGCTGCGGATCACGGTCACCAACATTTCGCGCCCCATGATCACCACCGCTACCCAGGCAGCAATTCCCGAGCCTGGCAGTGCGACCAGAAAGACAAACGTTCCGCAGATGATAATCTTGTCGACAAACGGGTCGAAGATGCGACCGAATTGGGTGACCTGGTTGTAACGCCGTGCCCAATAACCGTCGATCCAGTCGGTAGAGACCGCCACGATGAAGATGGCCAACGCCCCCCAAATCATGTTCAGCGGCAGCAGCACGAACGCCACGATCGAAAGAATGAAACGGATACCGGTCAACGTGTTGGGAACGTTGACGATCACGTTGGATGGGATCGGCTTGTCAGACATGAGGGCGATTCGCGGTTGCCGTCCGGTCGACAATCATTTGATGATCGACCGCAACGTAAAGGGTTCAACGGGCTACTTGGCCGGTCCCTTAGCGACACCGACCAGATCATAGTCTTTGTACATCACAATTTCAGTCGGGACGATATCCCCCGGCTTTAAACCTTTCGCGGTGACGTACGCTACACAGTCGACATCAGGGGCATCAGCCTTGGTGCGACCAATCCAAGCGGTCTTCTCGCCAGGGACAGGCTGATCAATGATGACATCCATCGTTTGGCCAACCTTCGCTTCGTTGTGATCGAAGACCACTTCCTGCTGGATTGCCATCAAGTGCTCGCGGCGTTGTTCCATCAGTTCTTCGGGAAGATGGTCGTCCAGCTTGACTGCGGGGGTTCCTTCTTCCTTCGAATAGGTGAACACCCCGACGCGTTCAAAACGCTGCTTCTCGATGAAGTCGGCCAGTTCCAGGAACTGCTCGTCCGTTTCGCCAGGGAAACCGGTGATGAAGGTCGTCCGAATGTTGAGGTCAGGCATCACGTCCCGCATCATGCCGACCAGTTCTTCCGTGCTGCTGCGGGTCACACGGCGTGACATCCGACGGAGCATCGTGTCGTTGATGTGCTGAAGCGGAATATCGACGTACGGCACAATCTTATCGCATCCGGCGATTGTTTCCATCAACGGACGATCGACGTACATCGGATAAAAGTACATCAAGCGAATCCAGTCGATGCCCTCAACCTGATTCAGCTTGGAAAGAAGCTCGGCCAAGCGTGGTTCGCCGTACAGGTCCATGCCGTAATAGGTCGTGTCTTGAGCGACGACGATCAGTTCGCGAACCCCATCGGCGGCCAGTTCTTCTGCCTCGGCGATCACTTCTTCCATCGGCTTAGTCGCATGCTTGCCGCGCATCTTGGGGATCGCACAGAAGGTGCAAAGCCGATCGCATCCTTCCGAAATCTTCAGGTACGCGAAATGACGCGGCGTAATCCGCAGTCGTTCGCGATCGCTCAGTGCTCGAACCGGAGCGGGACGAAACACCGTGCGTTGTTCTTCCAAATTCCCTACCAAGCGGTCGGCAACGCGGGTGATTTCTTCCCGTCCGAAAACACCCACCACCTGATCGATTTCGGGGCAGGTTTCCAGCAAGGCGTCTTTCTGACGTTCGGCCAGACAGCCGGAAACGATAACGCCCTTGATCTTGCCTTGACGTTTCAGCTCCAACATTTCGTTGATCGCGGCAAACGATTCGTCACGAGCTCGTTCGATGAAGCCGCACGTGTTGATCACGACGAAGTCGGAGCCTTCGGTGTCTTGGGTCAGCTGGTAGCCATCTTTGTTCAGAAG
This window of the Blastopirellula marina genome carries:
- a CDS encoding DUF1592 domain-containing protein; this encodes MLSARGTHFSLLLLTVSLVQGSLFSSLVVAEKTPSFDRLGNQFQHDIAPLLKTYCNDCHSTADKQGELDLEQFTDLAAIRHDPAAWQKVQQMVRHGEMPPEDSDPLSADQTKTLLAWVDQYLVVEAKANAGDPGPVVLRRLNNDEYTYTIRDLTGAHLDPAKEFPVDGAAGEGFTNTGNALVMSPSLVRKYLDAGKQIADHAVLLPDGFRFSAGETRRDFTDEILAEIRGIYFNHIRDVGNAHALDRWNVSDPKKVMAEEGRIDLEPYFAALIRHRDQLKADVTQASSLAAQEHLNAKYFTLLANMLVDAKPRSALLEDLRQRWQSAEENKAADLAKTVRAWQDTLWKFNSVGHFGSIRPWQEAINPIVPRQEFRVNLDSPEALTLSLSAIPVTFREATSDVIWRRPRLVRPGLPPILLRDLKPTVAAMREARHDIANRTADYLAVAYKIAHSEQPVELPQLASADSLDPKLLSQWLDLLEISYRGDTTITSHLPQRLTSVAGKTGINGWGAPGLDALSIAGNGTDQTVYIPGELKAHAVTVHPRPEHWIATGWQSSFEGEVSIKAHVRDAHNACGNGVSWWLEHRHGSRVSVLASGDVDSGAEAVIAPVEKLTLARGDVIALKIGPRASSHVCDLTEIDLTIHELGNEGKKWQLTADCADTMGEANPHADHYGNPEAWHFYYGRMDQQAEPSRLPPDSLLAKWKAAESAEEANLIAQQIQQRIAKVAGDTPLEEADYLYADLLAWNGPLVGGITAQADPSGSEDLVATIPATIPISLPDEIFTGAEFVVTLEVPLGGMPVQGSVGRTPLVNKHLLAGSPIVAAADQLAAPQITGPLDDFRHYFPAIVCYPQIVPVDEVVTLVLFHREDDELSRLLLSEEEHARLDRLWDELHYISRDALDITVALEQLLEFATQDGDPTQFEPLREPITNQASAFKQRLIDTQPAHVDALVRFAEKAYRRPLTPRDEQTIRELYAELRTQKQPHEEAFKLSLARILASPAFLYRSETPGAGKMATQIDNWELATRLSYFLWSTTPDVTLRELAATGQLQDDTVLKEQTERILSDERIRRLAIQFACQWLHVRDFDEFDEKSEQHYPQFAELRGPMYEESVLFFQDLFQNNGSIIDILTADHTFLNEQLAKQYGIPNVEGQEWRKVEGVRQFGRGGILTQATVLAKNSGASRTSPILRGNWISETLLGERLPRPPLNVPVLPETAPEGLTERQLIEKHSSVAECAKCHKRIDPYGFALESYDTIGAFRQKDQSGLLIDSTTTLMDGTPIDGLADIRDYIAVQRRETFVKQFCKKLLGYALGRSVRLSDQPLLDQIYAELKANEFRVQIAIERIVLSPQFREIRGNEFSGIE
- a CDS encoding sugar phosphate isomerase/epimerase family protein — encoded protein: MRLFATAVLLFACFVPIASVKAADPLRQDNLVAWCIVPFDAAKRTPEQRAVMLEELGIGRCAYDWRAEHVPTFEQEIEAYQKHNIEFFAFWGVHEEAFKLFEKYDLHPQIWLMLPQPEGNIQEEKVASAVNNLTPLAKRAKELGCELGIYNHGGWSGEPRNMVDVCQAMRQEGFDNVGIVYNFHHGHEHIADFAESFKQMKPYLLCVNLNGMNDNAQPKILGIGKGMYERGMIKTVLESGYDGPIGILDHRNELDSKESLQENLSGLAELQAKLSPKSTISTAPNMIGD
- a CDS encoding DUF1559 domain-containing protein; translated protein: MRIKNINKGFTLVELLVVIAIIGVLIALLLPAVQQAREAARRMSCSNNMKQIGIALHNYHDTYRSFPAGYLYRGGNGKCNYGWAVAILPFVEQQNFYDQLNPGKIPLYQRYNGSSTAADKALLQHRLEAFICPSDAGPDLAKSQQFSSTDHFDVAVANYIGCAGWSNTPHYPVKNQDAGGLLWGNSFLSFADIIDGTSNTLMVAEREYPKGRAATWLGAGKNDSYGNQATLRTLFRAAFTMNFDYAAAGQPQNAGKGWSSLHPGGVMSLTADASVHFIPETTNKNNVLRPLSLREDGNVFESPF
- a CDS encoding Gfo/Idh/MocA family protein; its protein translation is MAFGFGIIGTGMIAEFHARAIADIADAKLVGCYNRTPEKAAEFAAKHGITAYENLDEMLANPDIHVITIGTASGAHMEPCVAAAKAGKHVIVEKPLDVTLARCDAMIDVCRENNVKLATIFPSRFHGPATEMKKAIEEGRFGTLSLGDAYVKWFRTQEYYDSGAWRGTWQLDGGGALMNQAIHSVDLLCWLMGDVASITANCSLIGHERIEVEDVAVASLKFKNGALGTIEASTAVYPGYLKRIELHGTKGTAVMEEEDIKTWDFAEPTDEDEAIKARLAGKTETGGGAADPKAIGHHGHRAQFEDLLAAVKEDREPAINGLEGRRSVEVILAIYQAAATGQRVDFPLQKDPDLKGWTPGK
- a CDS encoding CPBP family intramembrane glutamic endopeptidase gives rise to the protein MVASLVGLAVLAYAVVLLSVSFSVWMYIFARRKADLPILEQRSTDVCHWGAIDVVVGTIGVIALIIVLAGLFMGPIDRSPGAELDLDQKIGAMWGQMIAQSLVCIGLAVTIVMRGGGGMFFGTSTAQRNEDIRIGVAAFCALCIPVIAIQVLAGYLTPYEHPLINMMIADPQPQVLIPVLISAVLIAPLTEEFAFRLVLQGWLEDLLGGRLGRRFSILWGRTDNEVVVTPHSDPETFALTEPAETNSYDEDGNPYVSPIMQDETEFDEDVGIHVPAFQGMPILISATLFALLHLGQGAAPIPLFVLALGLGYVYQRTRTLTPSLVVHMLLNGQSMVLLLVQIFFGEAAHTPPV
- the pgsA gene encoding CDP-diacylglycerol--glycerol-3-phosphate 3-phosphatidyltransferase → MSDKPIPSNVIVNVPNTLTGIRFILSIVAFVLLPLNMIWGALAIFIVAVSTDWIDGYWARRYNQVTQFGRIFDPFVDKIIICGTFVFLVALPGSGIAAWVAVVIMGREMLVTVIRSFVEQHGGDFSANWPGKWKMVLQCASAILSMITLATDEGQGITTWYGLAGLDATWFVYLFNLILWGTIGLTLASGTIYIGDALRFIRSGKLSSSP
- the rimO gene encoding 30S ribosomal protein S12 methylthiotransferase RimO, encoding MTSLPIIDPNAPQPSAAGESCGTGEARGRYSFISLGCPKNLVDSERMLGLLNKDGYQLTQDTEGSDFVVINTCGFIERARDESFAAINEMLELKRQGKIKGVIVSGCLAERQKDALLETCPEIDQVVGVFGREEITRVADRLVGNLEEQRTVFRPAPVRALSDRERLRITPRHFAYLKISEGCDRLCTFCAIPKMRGKHATKPMEEVIAEAEELAADGVRELIVVAQDTTYYGMDLYGEPRLAELLSKLNQVEGIDWIRLMYFYPMYVDRPLMETIAGCDKIVPYVDIPLQHINDTMLRRMSRRVTRSSTEELVGMMRDVMPDLNIRTTFITGFPGETDEQFLELADFIEKQRFERVGVFTYSKEEGTPAVKLDDHLPEELMEQRREHLMAIQQEVVFDHNEAKVGQTMDVIIDQPVPGEKTAWIGRTKADAPDVDCVAYVTAKGLKPGDIVPTEIVMYKDYDLVGVAKGPAK